The following coding sequences lie in one Oryctolagus cuniculus chromosome 7, mOryCun1.1, whole genome shotgun sequence genomic window:
- the CASQ1 gene encoding calsequestrin-1 precursor (The RefSeq protein has 3 substitutions compared to this genomic sequence) — MNAADRMGARVALLLLLVLGSPQSGVHGEEGLDFPEYDGVDRVINVNAKNYKNVFKKYEVLALLYHEPPEDDKASQRQFEMEELILELAAQVLEDKGVGFGLVDSEKDAAVAKKLGLTEEDSIYVFKEDEVIEYDGEFSADTLVEFLLDVLEDPVELIEGERELQAFENIEDEIKLIGYFKNKDSEHYKAFKEAAEEFHPYIPFFATFDSKVAKKLTLKLNEIDFYEAFMEEPVTIPDKPNSEEEIVNFVEEHRRSTLRKLKPESMYETWEDDMDGIHIVAFAEEADPDGYEFLEILKSVAQDNTDNPDLSIIWIDPDDFPLLVPYWEKTFDIDLSAPQIGVVNVTDADSVWMEMDDEEDLPSAEELEDWLEDVLEGEINTEDDDDEDDDDDDDD; from the exons ATGAACGCCGCAGACAGGATGGGGGCCAGGGCGGCgctgctgctactgctggtgCTAGGCTCGCCCCAGTCAGGGGTGCATGGGGAGGAAGGGCTGGACTTCCCCGAGTACGATGGCGTGGACCGTGTGATCAATGTCAACGCAAAGAACTACAAGAACGTGTTCAAGAAGTATGAGGTGCTGGCGCTCCTCTACCACGAGCCCCCCGAGGACGACAAGGCCTCGCAGAGACAGTTTGAGATGGAGGAGCTGATCCTGGAG tTAGCAGCCCAAGTCCTGGAAGACAAGGGTGTCGGCTTTGGGCTTGTGGACTCTGAGAAGGATGCAGCTGTGGCCAAGAAACTAG GACTAACCGAAGAAGACAGCATTTATGTGTTCAAAGAAGATGAAGTCATTGAGTACGATGGCGAGTTTTCTGCTGACACCTTGGTGGAGTTTCTCCTTGAT GTCCTAGAGGACCCCGTGGAACTGATTGAGGGTGAACGggagctgcaggcatttgagaacaTTGAGGATGAGATCAAACTCATTGGCTACTTCAAGAACAAAGACTCAGAGC ATTACAAAGCTTACGAGGAAGCGGCTGAGGAGTTTCACCCCTACATCCCCTTCTTCGCCACCTTCGACAGCAAG GTGGCGAAGAAGCTGACCCTGAAGCTGAACGAGATCGATTTCTACGAGGCCTTCATGGAAGAGCCTGTGACCATCCCAGACAAGCCCAACAGCGAGGAGGAGATTGTCAACTTCGTGGAGGAGCACAGGAG GTCTACCCTGAGGAAGCTGAAGCCTGAGAGTATGTATGAGACTTGG GAGGACGATATGGACGGAATCCACATTGTGGCCTTTGCAGAGGAAGCTGATCCTG ATGGCTACGAATTCTTAGAGATTCTCAAGTCTGTGGCCCAAGATAACACTGACAACCCCGACCTGAGCATCATCTGGATTGACCCTGATGACTTCCCTCTG CTGGTCCCATATTGGGAGAAGACATTTGACATCGATCTGTCAGCTCCACAAATAGGAGTCGTCAATGTTACTGAT GCGGATAGTGTGTGGATGGAGATGGACGATGAGGAGGACCTGCCTTCCGCGGAGGAGCTGGAGGACTGGCTGGAGGACGTGCTGGAGGGTGAGATCAACACAGAGGACGACGACGACGAAGACGATGACGACGATGACGATGACTAG
- the PEA15 gene encoding astrocytic phosphoprotein PEA-15 isoform X1 translates to MAEYGTLLQDLTNNITLEDLEQLKSACKEDIPSEKSEEITTGSAWFSFLESHNKLDKDNLSYIEHIFEISRRPDLLTMVVDYRTRVLKISEEDELDTKLTRIPSAKKYKDIIRQPSEEEIIKLAPPPKKA, encoded by the exons ATGGCCGAGTACGGGACGCTCCTCCAGGACCTGACCAACAACATCACCCTTGAAGATCTGGAACAGCTCAAATCAGCCTGCAAGGAGGACATCCCCAGTGAGAAGAGTGAGGAGATCACTACTGGCAGTGCCTGGTTTAGCTTCCTGGAGAGTCACAACAAGCTGGacaaag ACAACCTCTCCTACATTGAGCACATCTTTGAGATCTCTCGCCGTCCTGACTTACTCACTATGGTGGTTGACTACAGAACCCGTGTGTTGAAGATCTCTGAGGAAGATGAGCTGGACACCAAGCTAACCCGTATCCCCAGTGCCAAGAAATACAAAG ACATTATCCGGCAGCCCTCTGAAGAAGAGATCATCAAATTGGCTCCCCCACCGAAGAAGGCCTGA
- the PEA15 gene encoding astrocytic phosphoprotein PEA-15 isoform X2 produces the protein MAEYGTLLQDLTNNITLEDLEQLKSACKEDIPSEKNNLSYIEHIFEISRRPDLLTMVVDYRTRVLKISEEDELDTKLTRIPSAKKYKDIIRQPSEEEIIKLAPPPKKA, from the exons ATGGCCGAGTACGGGACGCTCCTCCAGGACCTGACCAACAACATCACCCTTGAAGATCTGGAACAGCTCAAATCAGCCTGCAAGGAGGACATCCCCAGTGAGAAGA ACAACCTCTCCTACATTGAGCACATCTTTGAGATCTCTCGCCGTCCTGACTTACTCACTATGGTGGTTGACTACAGAACCCGTGTGTTGAAGATCTCTGAGGAAGATGAGCTGGACACCAAGCTAACCCGTATCCCCAGTGCCAAGAAATACAAAG ACATTATCCGGCAGCCCTCTGAAGAAGAGATCATCAAATTGGCTCCCCCACCGAAGAAGGCCTGA
- the CASQ1 gene encoding calsequestrin-1 isoform X1 — protein sequence MNAADRMGARAALLLLLVLGSPQSGVHGEEGLDFPEYDGVDRVINVNAKNYKNVFKKYEVLALLYHEPPEDDKASQRQFEMEELILELAAQVLEDKGVGFGLVDSEKDAAVAKKLGLTEEDSIYVFKEDEVIEYDGEFSADTLVEFLLDVLEDPVELIEGERELQAFENIEDEIKLIGYFKNKDSEHYKAYEEAAEEFHPYIPFFATFDSKVAKKLTLKLNEIDFYEAFMEEPVTIPDKPNSEEEIVNFVEEHRRSTLRKLKPESMYETWEDDMDGIHIVAFAEEADPDGYEFLEILKSVAQDNTDNPDLSIIWIDPDDFPLVRGVAQASFCPPRCHLQADSVWMEMDDEEDLPSAEELEDWLEDVLEGEINTEDDDDEDDDDDDDD from the exons ATGAACGCCGCAGACAGGATGGGGGCCAGGGCGGCgctgctgctactgctggtgCTAGGCTCGCCCCAGTCAGGGGTGCATGGGGAGGAAGGGCTGGACTTCCCCGAGTACGATGGCGTGGACCGTGTGATCAATGTCAACGCAAAGAACTACAAGAACGTGTTCAAGAAGTATGAGGTGCTGGCGCTCCTCTACCACGAGCCCCCCGAGGACGACAAGGCCTCGCAGAGACAGTTTGAGATGGAGGAGCTGATCCTGGAG tTAGCAGCCCAAGTCCTGGAAGACAAGGGTGTCGGCTTTGGGCTTGTGGACTCTGAGAAGGATGCAGCTGTGGCCAAGAAACTAG GACTAACCGAAGAAGACAGCATTTATGTGTTCAAAGAAGATGAAGTCATTGAGTACGATGGCGAGTTTTCTGCTGACACCTTGGTGGAGTTTCTCCTTGAT GTCCTAGAGGACCCCGTGGAACTGATTGAGGGTGAACGggagctgcaggcatttgagaacaTTGAGGATGAGATCAAACTCATTGGCTACTTCAAGAACAAAGACTCAGAGC ATTACAAAGCTTACGAGGAAGCGGCTGAGGAGTTTCACCCCTACATCCCCTTCTTCGCCACCTTCGACAGCAAG GTGGCGAAGAAGCTGACCCTGAAGCTGAACGAGATCGATTTCTACGAGGCCTTCATGGAAGAGCCTGTGACCATCCCAGACAAGCCCAACAGCGAGGAGGAGATTGTCAACTTCGTGGAGGAGCACAGGAG GTCTACCCTGAGGAAGCTGAAGCCTGAGAGTATGTATGAGACTTGG GAGGACGATATGGACGGAATCCACATTGTGGCCTTTGCAGAGGAAGCTGATCCTG ATGGCTACGAATTCTTAGAGATTCTCAAGTCTGTGGCCCAAGATAACACTGACAACCCCGACCTGAGCATCATCTGGATTGACCCTGATGACTTCCCTCTGGTAAGAGGCGTGGCTCAGGCATC CTTCTGTCCCCCACGCTGCCACCTCCAGGCGGATAGTGTGTGGATGGAGATGGACGATGAGGAGGACCTGCCTTCCGCGGAGGAGCTGGAGGACTGGCTGGAGGACGTGCTGGAGGGTGAGATCAACACAGAGGACGACGACGACGAAGACGATGACGACGATGACGATGACTAG